One Mycolicibacterium crocinum DNA window includes the following coding sequences:
- a CDS encoding carboxyl transferase domain-containing protein produces the protein MASPHREAHLQLVEQLRDKLATAALGGPERARERHVARGKLLPRDRVDGLLDPGSALLEVAPLAADGMYDDECPAAGIITGIGRVSGRECMVVANDATVKGGTYYPVTVKKHLRAQEIALQNRLPCIYLVDSGGAFLPRQDEVFPDRDHFGRIFYNQATMSAAGIPQIAAVLGSCTAGGAYVPAMSDEAVIVRNQGTIFLGGPPLVKAATGEVVTAEELGGGDLHSKTSGVTDHLAHDDRDALRIVRRIVATLGPREPRPWDVLPTVEPIADQRELYDVVPVDARVPYDVHEVITRIVDGGEFSEFKAEYGTTLVTGFAHIHGHPVGIVANNGVLFGESALKGAHFIELCDKRMVPLLFLQNITGFMVGRDYEASGIAKHGAKMVTAVACARVPKLTVVIGGSYGAGNYSMCGRAYSPRFLWMWPNARISVMGGEQAASVLATVRGEMTPEEEDAFKAPIRAQYEHQGNPYYSTARLWDDGVIDPADTRTVLGLALSVTANAPVESVSYGVFRM, from the coding sequence ATGGCATCGCCTCACCGTGAAGCGCATCTGCAGCTTGTCGAGCAGTTGCGCGACAAGCTGGCCACCGCGGCGCTCGGCGGCCCCGAACGCGCCCGGGAGCGACACGTCGCGCGCGGCAAGCTGTTGCCGCGCGACCGGGTGGACGGGTTGCTGGATCCCGGCAGCGCACTGCTCGAGGTCGCCCCGCTGGCGGCCGACGGCATGTACGACGACGAATGTCCGGCAGCCGGGATCATCACCGGCATCGGCCGGGTCTCCGGACGGGAGTGCATGGTCGTCGCCAACGACGCAACGGTCAAGGGCGGCACCTACTACCCGGTGACGGTCAAAAAGCACCTGCGCGCGCAGGAGATCGCGCTGCAGAACCGCCTGCCCTGCATCTACCTTGTCGACTCCGGCGGCGCCTTCCTGCCGCGCCAGGACGAGGTGTTCCCCGACCGCGATCACTTCGGCCGGATCTTCTACAACCAGGCCACGATGAGCGCGGCCGGCATCCCGCAGATCGCCGCCGTGCTCGGCTCGTGCACCGCCGGTGGCGCCTACGTTCCCGCCATGAGCGACGAGGCGGTGATCGTCCGCAATCAGGGCACCATCTTCCTGGGCGGCCCACCGCTGGTGAAAGCCGCCACCGGAGAGGTGGTGACGGCCGAAGAGCTCGGCGGCGGTGACCTGCACTCCAAGACCTCCGGCGTGACCGACCACCTGGCTCACGACGACCGCGATGCCCTGCGCATCGTGCGCCGCATCGTCGCCACCCTGGGCCCGCGCGAGCCGCGGCCGTGGGACGTGCTGCCCACTGTCGAACCGATCGCCGACCAGCGCGAGCTCTACGACGTGGTTCCCGTCGATGCGCGGGTGCCCTACGACGTGCACGAGGTCATCACCCGCATCGTCGATGGCGGCGAATTCAGTGAATTCAAAGCCGAATACGGCACCACACTGGTGACCGGATTCGCGCACATTCACGGTCATCCGGTCGGCATCGTCGCCAACAACGGTGTGCTGTTCGGCGAATCCGCGCTCAAGGGAGCACATTTCATCGAGCTGTGCGACAAGCGGATGGTGCCGTTGCTGTTCCTGCAGAACATCACCGGCTTCATGGTCGGGCGCGACTATGAGGCCAGCGGCATCGCCAAGCACGGCGCGAAGATGGTGACGGCCGTGGCCTGCGCCCGAGTGCCCAAGCTGACCGTCGTGATCGGCGGGTCGTACGGGGCGGGCAACTATTCGATGTGTGGGCGCGCCTATTCACCGCGGTTCCTATGGATGTGGCCCAATGCCCGGATCTCGGTGATGGGCGGCGAACAGGCCGCCTCGGTGCTGGCGACCGTCCGCGGCGAGATGACGCCCGAGGAAGAAGATGCCTTCAAGGCGCCCATCCGCGCCCAGTATGAACATCAGGGCAATCCCTACTACTCGACCGCACGGTTGTGGGACGACGGGGTCATCGATCCGGCCGACACCAGAACTGTTCTGGGACTGGCACTGTCGGTGACCGCCAACGCGCCGGTCGAATCCGTCTCCTACGGCGTCTTCAGGATGTGA